In a single window of the Pseudobacteriovorax antillogorgiicola genome:
- a CDS encoding cytochrome d ubiquinol oxidase subunit II → MVEVILFFLGASLILYCILGGADFGAGIIEIVSPQKMKNEIESAVYKGMGPVWEANHMWIILAVVILFNGFPKIYAELSIYLHIPLTAMLMGIIFRGCAFTFRHYDAKADKSTEIYGIIFRYSSLLTSLILGVIAGSLAKGSFQEIGPGLSYWQVYGQPWLSPFTVAVGLLVTSLFAYQSAVFFVGEPVSNELKKHFVRKAKQFNIVAIITGILVFLFGWAENINLLDHFFTHPVSLISLILATLILGPIWWGLSHFNRWVVRALSGAQMALVIIGWVAFQFPDVVRFRSGASLDLYTHAAPESTITVLAIALLAGSLIIFPALFYLFRVFKQHESGLSS, encoded by the coding sequence ATGGTTGAAGTTATTCTTTTTTTCTTAGGAGCTTCGCTCATTCTCTACTGCATACTTGGTGGGGCCGATTTTGGAGCAGGAATTATCGAGATCGTTAGCCCTCAGAAAATGAAGAACGAGATCGAATCAGCAGTTTACAAGGGCATGGGGCCGGTTTGGGAGGCCAATCACATGTGGATCATTCTCGCAGTGGTTATTCTATTCAATGGCTTTCCAAAAATCTATGCTGAGCTGTCGATCTATCTTCATATTCCGCTGACTGCGATGTTGATGGGAATAATCTTCAGGGGTTGCGCATTCACCTTTCGTCACTACGATGCCAAAGCTGATAAGAGTACCGAAATATATGGCATAATTTTTCGTTATTCCTCACTCCTAACCAGTCTGATTTTGGGAGTTATTGCTGGTTCCCTGGCCAAGGGAAGCTTTCAGGAGATCGGACCAGGCCTAAGCTACTGGCAAGTTTATGGCCAGCCCTGGTTGAGCCCTTTCACTGTTGCCGTTGGTTTGCTTGTTACAAGTTTGTTTGCCTACCAGTCGGCGGTCTTTTTCGTCGGAGAGCCAGTATCTAATGAACTGAAAAAGCACTTTGTTCGCAAGGCTAAGCAGTTCAATATCGTAGCGATTATAACGGGAATCTTAGTTTTCCTTTTTGGGTGGGCAGAAAATATCAACCTTCTTGATCATTTTTTTACACACCCCGTTTCGTTGATTAGTTTGATTCTGGCGACACTAATCCTTGGACCTATCTGGTGGGGTTTGAGTCATTTCAATCGGTGGGTTGTGAGGGCATTATCCGGAGCCCAAATGGCTTTAGTGATCATTGGCTGGGTAGCCTTTCAGTTTCCAGATGTCGTTCGATTTCGTTCGGGAGCCAGTCTAGATCTTTACACACATGCAGCCCCAGAATCTACGATCACAGTCCTTGCTATTGCTTTACTCGCGGGTTCGCTGATTATTTTTCCAGCTCTGTTCTATCTTTTCCGAGTCTTTAAGCAGCATGAGTCAGGCCTATCGAGCTAA
- a CDS encoding HU family DNA-binding protein has translation MNQAELIDAISSSTEMTKADVKRVFDAYKEIGYRYLKKEKLTADFPLPGFGKFKVVQRAARKGINPQTGASVKIPARKVPVFRPGTEIKQHIQPKKK, from the coding sequence GTGAATCAAGCAGAACTCATCGATGCTATTTCATCTAGTACCGAGATGACAAAAGCTGATGTCAAGCGTGTTTTCGATGCTTACAAGGAAATTGGCTATAGGTACCTCAAAAAAGAAAAGCTAACTGCTGACTTTCCTTTGCCTGGATTCGGCAAGTTTAAGGTGGTGCAGAGAGCTGCTCGGAAGGGAATCAATCCCCAGACTGGTGCTTCGGTCAAAATCCCAGCACGTAAGGTTCCGGTATTCCGCCCTGGAACAGAAATCAAGCAGCACATTCAACCGAAA